In Massilia violaceinigra, one DNA window encodes the following:
- a CDS encoding electron transfer flavoprotein-ubiquinone oxidoreductase, which yields MTEPINILEQYGPREAMEYDVVVVGGGPAGLSAAIRLKQMAAEKGQEVSVCVLEKGGEIGAHILSGAVMDPRALTELIPNWKELGAPLNTAVTEDRILFLTENKAYQAPGFMTPACFENHGNYVISLGNVVRWMGQQAEALGVEIFPGFAAAEILYNENGSVKGVATGNMGVDRHGKPTSAFQLGMELHAKYTLFAEGSRGHLGKQLMVKYDLNKGKDPQSYSIGIKELWEIDPAKHKPGLVIHTTGWPLKSDTYGGSFLYHMENNQVMVGYVIGLSYENPYLSPYEEFQRYKTHPEIRTFFEGGKRISYGARAITAGGLQALPKLVFPGGALIGCEAGFLNMSRIKGSHAAIKTGMLAAESAFAALGEQRQHDELSTFPTAFEQSWLHEELHVARNVKPWLSKGLYLGSIMTGIDQLILRGKAPWTLHRDYGDHECLKPAANYAPIAYPKPDGKLTFDRLSSVFISNTNHAEDQPIHLTLKNDSIPVSVNLAQYAGPESRYCPAGVYEYVKTDEGKDRLQINAQNCVHCKTCDIKDPTQNIVWVTPEGGGGPNYPGM from the coding sequence ATGACAGAGCCTATCAACATCCTCGAACAATACGGTCCGCGCGAAGCAATGGAGTACGACGTTGTCGTCGTCGGCGGGGGCCCTGCCGGCCTGTCCGCCGCCATCCGCCTGAAACAAATGGCGGCCGAAAAGGGCCAGGAAGTGTCCGTTTGCGTGCTGGAAAAAGGCGGCGAAATTGGCGCACATATCCTGTCCGGTGCCGTGATGGACCCGCGCGCACTGACTGAACTGATTCCGAACTGGAAGGAACTCGGCGCACCGCTCAATACGGCCGTGACCGAAGACCGCATCCTGTTCCTGACCGAAAACAAGGCCTACCAGGCGCCCGGCTTCATGACCCCGGCCTGCTTTGAAAACCACGGCAATTACGTGATTTCGCTGGGCAATGTGGTGCGCTGGATGGGCCAGCAGGCCGAAGCGCTCGGCGTGGAAATCTTCCCGGGCTTCGCTGCCGCGGAAATTCTGTACAACGAGAATGGCTCGGTCAAGGGCGTAGCGACCGGCAATATGGGCGTGGACCGCCACGGCAAGCCGACATCGGCCTTTCAGCTCGGCATGGAACTCCATGCCAAGTACACCTTGTTCGCCGAAGGTTCGCGCGGTCACCTCGGCAAGCAGCTGATGGTCAAGTACGACCTGAACAAGGGCAAGGACCCGCAGTCGTACAGCATCGGCATCAAGGAATTGTGGGAAATCGATCCCGCCAAGCACAAGCCGGGCCTGGTCATCCACACCACCGGCTGGCCGCTCAAGTCGGATACCTATGGCGGTTCTTTCCTGTACCACATGGAAAACAACCAGGTCATGGTCGGCTATGTGATCGGCCTGTCGTACGAGAATCCGTATCTGTCGCCGTATGAAGAATTCCAGCGCTACAAGACGCACCCGGAAATCCGCACCTTCTTCGAAGGCGGCAAACGCATTTCGTACGGCGCGCGCGCGATCACGGCCGGCGGCCTGCAAGCCTTGCCGAAGCTGGTGTTCCCGGGCGGCGCGCTGATCGGCTGCGAAGCGGGTTTCCTGAACATGAGCCGCATCAAGGGCAGCCATGCGGCGATCAAGACCGGCATGCTGGCGGCCGAATCGGCCTTCGCGGCGCTGGGCGAGCAGCGCCAGCACGACGAGCTGTCGACCTTCCCGACCGCGTTCGAGCAATCCTGGCTGCACGAGGAATTGCACGTGGCGCGCAACGTCAAGCCGTGGCTGTCGAAAGGCCTGTACCTGGGCTCGATCATGACCGGCATCGACCAGCTGATTTTGCGTGGCAAGGCGCCATGGACTCTGCACCGCGATTACGGCGACCATGAATGCCTGAAACCGGCGGCAAACTATGCGCCGATCGCCTATCCGAAGCCGGATGGCAAGCTGACCTTCGACCGGCTCTCGTCGGTGTTCATTTCGAACACCAACCATGCCGAAGACCAGCCGATTCACCTGACGCTCAAGAATGACAGCATTCCGGTGTCGGTGAATCTGGCGCAGTATGCCGGTCCGGAGTCGCGCTACTGCCCGGCGGGCGTGTACGAGTACGTGAAAACCGACGAAGGCAAGGACCGCCTGCAGATCAATGCGCAGAACTGCGTGCACTGCAAGACCTGCGATATCAAGGACCCGACCCAGAATATCGTGTGGGTGACGCCGGAAGGCGGCGGCGGGCCGAATTACCCGGGGATGTAA
- a CDS encoding SDR family oxidoreductase, which produces MGIEVNFEGKIALITGASSGLGARFAKALAGAGAQVVLASRRTDRLKELRAEIEADGGAAHVVSLDVTDLASIKSAIAHAETEAGPIDILVNNSGVSTTQRLIDVTPEDYSYVMDTNLRGAFFVAQQAAKRMIQRAKGDPKKQHRIINIASVAGLRVLPQIGVYCMSKAGVVQMTKAMAVEWGKYGINVNAICPGYISTEINEEYFATEQGQKLIDMLPRKRPGKPEDLDGLLLLLAAEESHFINGAIITADDGMTAQ; this is translated from the coding sequence GTGGGTATTGAAGTAAATTTCGAAGGAAAAATCGCACTGATCACCGGCGCATCGAGCGGCCTGGGCGCGCGCTTCGCCAAGGCCCTCGCTGGCGCAGGTGCCCAGGTCGTGCTGGCTTCGCGCCGCACCGACCGCCTCAAGGAGCTGCGTGCCGAAATCGAAGCCGACGGCGGCGCCGCGCACGTGGTCTCGCTCGACGTGACCGATCTGGCGAGCATCAAGTCGGCCATTGCGCACGCCGAAACCGAAGCCGGCCCGATCGACATCCTGGTTAACAACTCGGGTGTCTCGACCACCCAGCGCCTGATCGACGTGACGCCGGAAGATTACTCCTATGTTATGGACACCAATTTGCGCGGCGCCTTTTTCGTGGCCCAGCAAGCGGCCAAGCGCATGATCCAGCGCGCCAAGGGCGACCCGAAAAAACAGCATCGTATTATCAACATTGCCTCCGTGGCCGGCCTGCGCGTACTGCCGCAAATTGGCGTGTATTGCATGAGCAAGGCTGGTGTGGTGCAAATGACCAAGGCAATGGCGGTGGAGTGGGGTAAATATGGCATTAACGTCAACGCGATTTGTCCTGGTTATATATCCACTGAAATCAACGAAGAATATTTCGCCACCGAACAAGGCCAGAAACTGATCGACATGCTTCCGCGCAAGCGCCCGGGCAAGCCGGAAGACCTGGACGGCTTGCTGCTCTTGCTGGCGGCCGAGGAAAGCCACTTCATCAACGGTGCGATCATCACCGCCGATGATGGTATGACAGCGCAGTAA
- a CDS encoding beta-ketoacyl synthase chain length factor produces MSAMPAMLRRRAGFLGKMALEVAYRCLDGRTDIAAVFCSRHGEVSRAVDLLGELSQGEPMSPTGFGLAVHNASAGLFSIARTDRANHMALSAGAATVEHGVVEACGLLADGAPMVLLVVYDCALPAALAHFEDCDEQPHAWAWLMTAPGAHAIGLACDAADGTAPASTQPGGLDVLHFQLSGAASLVRQAGGQRWTWTRDV; encoded by the coding sequence GTGTCCGCGATGCCTGCCATGCTGCGCCGGCGCGCCGGCTTCCTCGGCAAGATGGCGCTCGAGGTGGCCTACCGCTGCCTGGACGGCCGCACCGATATTGCGGCGGTTTTCTGCTCGCGTCATGGCGAAGTGTCGCGCGCGGTGGACCTGCTGGGCGAGCTGTCGCAGGGCGAGCCGATGTCACCGACCGGCTTCGGCCTGGCCGTGCATAACGCCAGCGCCGGCCTGTTCTCGATCGCACGCACCGACCGCGCCAATCACATGGCCCTGTCGGCCGGCGCGGCGACCGTCGAACATGGCGTGGTCGAAGCCTGCGGCCTGCTGGCCGACGGCGCGCCCATGGTCCTGCTGGTGGTGTACGACTGCGCACTGCCGGCGGCCCTCGCGCATTTCGAGGATTGCGACGAGCAGCCGCACGCGTGGGCATGGCTGATGACCGCGCCGGGCGCCCACGCCATCGGCCTTGCCTGCGACGCCGCCGACGGCACGGCGCCGGCGTCGACCCAGCCCGGTGGCCTGGATGTGCTGCACTTCCAGTTGAGCGGTGCCGCGAGCCTGGTGCGCCAGGCGGGCGGGCAGCGCTGGACCTGGACGCGCGATGTTTGA
- a CDS encoding lysophospholipid acyltransferase family protein, translating to MFDRIGRYWRVLATGISFLAFGIGGLLLRIAVFPLLQVVVWERAARVTAARAILRLTFRGFVGLMRGLGVLRYEFIGLEKLERGGLLILANHPSLIDTVFLMAFVKRADCIVKSHLWNNPFTRGPVRAAGYISNDSGEQLVEACIASLRAGNNLIIFPEGTRTPAGGAISLKRGAANIAVRGARAVTPVLIDCQPPTLGKGDKWWRVPERFVQFRLEVKDDIEVGTFLGAGVSEVMAVRHLTDHLQQFFTGEYQGHA from the coding sequence ATGTTTGACCGGATCGGCCGCTACTGGCGCGTACTCGCCACCGGCATCAGTTTTCTCGCCTTCGGTATCGGCGGCCTGCTGCTGCGCATCGCGGTCTTTCCGCTGCTGCAGGTGGTGGTATGGGAGCGCGCCGCGCGCGTCACCGCGGCACGCGCCATCCTGCGCCTGACGTTTCGCGGGTTTGTGGGCCTGATGCGCGGCCTGGGTGTGCTGCGCTATGAATTCATCGGGCTCGAAAAGCTCGAACGGGGTGGCCTGCTGATTCTCGCGAACCACCCATCGCTGATCGATACCGTGTTCCTGATGGCGTTCGTCAAGCGCGCCGACTGCATCGTCAAGAGTCACCTGTGGAACAACCCGTTCACCCGTGGTCCGGTGCGCGCCGCCGGCTACATCAGCAACGACAGCGGCGAGCAGCTGGTCGAGGCGTGCATCGCCTCCCTGCGTGCCGGGAACAACCTGATTATCTTCCCGGAAGGGACGCGCACCCCGGCCGGCGGCGCGATCAGCCTAAAACGCGGCGCCGCCAACATCGCCGTGCGCGGCGCGCGCGCCGTGACCCCGGTGCTGATCGACTGCCAGCCGCCGACGCTCGGCAAGGGCGACAAGTGGTGGCGCGTGCCGGAGCGCTTTGTGCAGTTCCGGCTTGAAGTGAAAGACGATATCGAGGTCGGCACCTTTCTTGGCGCCGGCGTGAGCGAAGTAATGGCGGTGCGTCATCTGACGGACCACCTGCAACAATTTTTTACTGGAGAGTACCAAGGCCATGCTTGA
- a CDS encoding phosphopantetheine-binding protein, giving the protein MLETEVKQLIIDVLQLEDISVDDIDSAAPLFVEGLGLDSIDALELGVALQKRYGISLSADSEDTRSHFASVRALAALIETHRKK; this is encoded by the coding sequence ATGCTTGAAACAGAAGTCAAACAACTGATCATCGACGTCCTGCAACTGGAAGATATTAGCGTCGACGATATCGATAGCGCCGCGCCGCTGTTCGTCGAAGGCCTCGGCCTGGACTCGATCGATGCGCTGGAACTGGGCGTCGCGCTGCAGAAGCGTTACGGCATTTCGCTGTCGGCCGATTCGGAAGACACCCGCAGCCATTTCGCGTCGGTGCGCGCGCTGGCGGCCCTGATTGAAACCCACCGCAAAAAGTAA
- a CDS encoding acyl carrier protein, translated as MVDVNNMSRDELYAWVVDLLADMFELDKSSLTADSNLYADLDIDSIDAVDLAVKLKQLTGKRLQPEVFKTIRTIGDVVNALDDLVEEQAL; from the coding sequence ATGGTAGACGTAAACAATATGAGCCGTGACGAGCTGTATGCGTGGGTTGTCGATCTGCTGGCCGACATGTTCGAGCTCGATAAATCCTCGCTGACGGCCGACTCGAACCTGTACGCCGATCTCGATATCGACAGCATCGACGCGGTCGACCTGGCGGTCAAGCTCAAGCAGCTGACCGGCAAGCGCCTGCAGCCGGAAGTGTTCAAGACCATCCGCACCATCGGCGACGTGGTCAACGCGCTTGACGATCTGGTCGAGGAGCAGGCGTTATAA
- a CDS encoding AMP-binding protein: MVDLFSVLGSRDGAAIAGWREVAGVRAPVTIGALRERVGAWRALALRTSGTNAALYIEDSLEFAAALLGAWQAGKTVWLTADTLDASCIALARSVDCFLGEFAPRWKALRPALDDACALPWSGPDGAFPALMVHTSGSTGAPQAIPKQLSQLTSEVATLEALFGPAIGEADIFSTVSHQHIYGLLFKVLWPLAAGRAIHAASLAYPEQLAQMLGQRPCVLVASPAHLKRLPAHLDWSAAAACLRAVFSSGGPLAPDASVAAAHLLGQIPTEIYGSSETGGVAWRRHHAGSPGAWEALPGVAWRIAPDSGRLEVQSPHLGDDAWLALEDRVNPAPDGRFLLLGRGDRLVKIEEKRISLDAIEAALVASGLASEARVIVCPERAGERQVLAGFVIPSASGRALLDAEGKQALNALLRAHLGRVVEAVALPRRWRYLDQLPLNAQGKTTHAQLLALLGVGDARPRVPQVRLLEQDAQRTLLEMVVPSTLFYFDGHFTQAAVLPGVVQVDWAIRYGRQHFAMAPMFRAIHALKFQQVVRPDTPFHLELKYDSAADGASGTLHFRYFSDAGQHAGGRILFGT, from the coding sequence ATGGTTGATCTGTTTTCTGTTCTCGGTTCACGCGATGGCGCCGCCATCGCCGGCTGGCGTGAGGTGGCTGGCGTCCGCGCGCCCGTCACCATCGGCGCGCTGCGCGAGCGCGTGGGAGCGTGGCGCGCGCTGGCCCTGCGCACCTCCGGCACCAACGCCGCCCTGTACATCGAGGACAGCCTTGAATTCGCCGCCGCGCTGCTGGGCGCATGGCAGGCCGGTAAAACCGTGTGGCTCACCGCCGACACGCTCGACGCCAGCTGCATCGCGCTGGCGCGCTCGGTCGACTGTTTTCTGGGCGAGTTCGCGCCGCGCTGGAAAGCGCTGCGGCCGGCGCTTGACGACGCCTGCGCGCTGCCATGGAGCGGTCCCGATGGCGCTTTTCCGGCGCTGATGGTGCATACCTCCGGCAGCACCGGTGCGCCGCAGGCGATCCCGAAACAACTCTCGCAGCTCACCAGCGAAGTGGCCACGCTCGAGGCACTGTTCGGTCCCGCCATCGGCGAGGCCGACATTTTCTCGACCGTCTCGCACCAGCATATTTACGGCCTGCTGTTCAAGGTCTTGTGGCCGCTGGCCGCCGGCCGCGCGATTCACGCGGCCAGCCTGGCCTATCCCGAGCAGCTCGCGCAGATGCTCGGACAGCGCCCCTGCGTGCTGGTGGCCAGCCCGGCCCACTTGAAACGCTTGCCGGCTCACCTGGACTGGAGCGCGGCGGCAGCCTGCCTGCGCGCGGTGTTTTCGTCCGGCGGCCCGCTTGCGCCCGACGCATCGGTGGCGGCCGCCCACCTGCTCGGCCAGATCCCGACCGAAATCTATGGCAGCTCGGAAACTGGCGGCGTGGCATGGCGCCGCCACCACGCCGGCTCGCCCGGCGCATGGGAAGCGCTGCCCGGCGTCGCCTGGCGCATCGCGCCCGACAGCGGCCGCCTCGAAGTGCAGTCGCCCCACCTGGGCGACGATGCCTGGCTGGCGCTGGAAGACCGGGTCAACCCCGCGCCGGATGGGCGTTTCCTGCTGCTCGGCCGTGGCGACCGCCTGGTCAAGATCGAAGAAAAACGCATCTCGCTCGACGCCATCGAAGCCGCTCTGGTGGCATCGGGCCTGGCCAGCGAAGCGCGCGTGATCGTCTGCCCCGAGCGGGCCGGCGAGCGCCAGGTGCTGGCCGGGTTCGTGATTCCGTCGGCCAGCGGCCGCGCGCTGCTCGACGCCGAAGGCAAGCAGGCCCTCAACGCGCTGCTGCGCGCCCACCTGGGACGCGTGGTGGAAGCGGTCGCGCTGCCGCGCCGCTGGCGCTACCTCGATCAATTGCCGCTCAACGCCCAGGGCAAGACCACGCACGCACAGCTGCTTGCGCTGCTCGGCGTGGGCGACGCCCGTCCGCGCGTGCCGCAGGTGCGCCTGCTGGAGCAGGACGCGCAGCGCACCCTGCTCGAAATGGTCGTGCCGTCGACCTTGTTCTACTTCGACGGCCACTTCACCCAAGCCGCCGTGCTGCCGGGCGTGGTGCAGGTCGACTGGGCCATCCGCTACGGCCGCCAGCACTTTGCGATGGCGCCAATGTTCCGTGCCATCCATGCGCTCAAGTTCCAGCAGGTGGTCAGGCCCGACACCCCGTTCCACCTTGAGCTCAAGTACGACAGCGCCGCCGACGGCGCCAGCGGCACCCTGCATTTCCGTTATTTCTCCGACGCCGGGCAGCACGCCGGCGGTCGCATCCTGTTTGGTACTTAA
- a CDS encoding class I SAM-dependent methyltransferase has translation MLDKKFSPDRQTAFEARFEAQKIAFGPVVFQCVRYAWKRGMLQTLADAGETGLSIADMAGTGRWTEYALKVVLETCLSAGVVFVHDGRYALDKAGFCVLTDSITQINIDFNHDVCYQGLFKLDESLDAEKPIGLKALGEWPTLYQGLSELSEPAKTSWFAFDHYYSDTSFPSIMPDVFATAPRKVMDVGANTGKFSCAALAYNADVELHLVDLPRQLSVASTTLETAGVRARAQLHPTDLLDAALALPAGMDVIWMSQFLSCFSEPAIATILQRAAAALAPQGQLLVMDTFWDRQRYDIASYCLINTSPYFTAMASGNSKIYESGDYVRLAEAAGLKLLTARDGIGYCHSLLRFGRSE, from the coding sequence ATGTTAGATAAAAAATTCTCCCCTGATCGCCAGACTGCCTTTGAAGCCCGTTTTGAAGCGCAAAAAATCGCCTTCGGCCCGGTCGTATTCCAGTGCGTGCGCTACGCGTGGAAGCGCGGGATGCTGCAAACGCTGGCCGACGCCGGCGAAACGGGGCTGTCCATCGCCGATATGGCGGGCACCGGCCGCTGGACCGAATACGCGCTCAAGGTGGTGCTGGAAACCTGCCTGTCGGCCGGCGTGGTGTTCGTGCACGATGGCCGCTATGCGCTCGACAAGGCTGGCTTTTGCGTCCTTACCGACAGCATCACCCAGATCAACATCGACTTCAATCACGATGTCTGCTACCAGGGCTTGTTCAAGCTGGACGAGTCGCTCGACGCCGAAAAGCCGATTGGCCTGAAAGCGCTGGGCGAGTGGCCCACGCTGTACCAGGGCCTGTCGGAACTGTCGGAGCCGGCCAAGACCAGCTGGTTCGCGTTCGACCACTATTATTCGGACACCTCCTTCCCCTCGATCATGCCGGACGTGTTTGCGACCGCGCCGCGCAAGGTGATGGACGTGGGCGCCAATACGGGCAAATTCAGCTGCGCCGCGCTGGCCTATAACGCCGACGTCGAGCTGCATCTGGTCGACTTGCCGCGCCAGTTGTCGGTCGCTTCGACCACGCTCGAAACGGCCGGCGTGCGTGCGCGCGCGCAGCTGCACCCGACCGACCTGCTCGACGCCGCGCTGGCGCTGCCGGCGGGGATGGACGTGATCTGGATGAGCCAATTTTTGAGCTGCTTCTCCGAGCCGGCGATCGCCACCATCCTCCAGCGCGCCGCCGCGGCACTGGCGCCGCAGGGCCAGCTGCTGGTGATGGACACCTTCTGGGACCGCCAGCGCTACGACATCGCTTCCTACTGCCTGATCAACACCTCGCCGTACTTCACGGCCATGGCCAGCGGGAACAGCAAGATCTACGAGAGCGGCGACTACGTGCGCCTGGCTGAAGCGGCCGGCCTCAAGCTGCTCACCGCGCGCGACGGCATCGGCTACTGCCATTCGCTGCTGCGCTTCGGGCGGTCGGAGTAA
- a CDS encoding glycosyltransferase family 2 protein, which yields MFKPCVMIPVYDHEHAIGDVVDAVLAHGLPCMLVDDGSKPSCARVLDQLAAAHPGTVVLVRHAVNQGKGAAVLTGFHSAAQAGYTHLLQVDADGQHNTGDIPRFVALARLHPHAVIAGCPVYDQSVPKLRLYARYLTHVWIWINTLSFAIRDSMCGFRVYPVAPVVALASRCSLGKRMNFDSEVLVRLFWDEVQVVNLPTRVTYPSDGVSHFMAFRDNVLISRMHTVLFFGMLIRLPKLLARKWRAA from the coding sequence ATGTTCAAGCCCTGCGTGATGATCCCGGTGTACGACCACGAACACGCCATCGGCGACGTGGTCGACGCGGTGCTCGCTCACGGCCTGCCGTGCATGCTGGTGGACGACGGCAGCAAGCCGTCGTGCGCGCGCGTGCTCGACCAGCTGGCGGCGGCGCATCCCGGCACGGTCGTGCTGGTGCGCCACGCCGTCAACCAGGGCAAGGGCGCGGCCGTGCTGACCGGTTTTCACAGCGCCGCGCAGGCGGGCTACACGCATTTGCTGCAGGTTGACGCCGACGGTCAGCACAACACCGGCGACATTCCGCGTTTCGTGGCGCTCGCGCGCCTGCATCCGCACGCCGTCATCGCCGGCTGCCCGGTGTACGACCAATCGGTACCGAAGCTGCGCCTGTACGCGCGCTACCTGACCCACGTCTGGATCTGGATTAACACCTTGTCGTTCGCGATCCGCGATTCGATGTGCGGCTTCCGTGTCTATCCGGTGGCGCCGGTGGTGGCGCTGGCGTCGCGCTGCTCGCTGGGCAAGCGCATGAACTTCGACTCCGAAGTTCTGGTGCGCCTGTTCTGGGACGAAGTGCAGGTGGTGAACCTGCCCACGCGCGTGACTTACCCGAGCGACGGCGTGTCGCACTTCATGGCCTTTCGCGACAACGTGCTCATTTCGCGCATGCATACGGTGCTGTTCTTCGGCATGCTGATCCGCCTGCCCAAGCTGCTGGCGCGCAAATGGCGGGCCGCATGA
- a CDS encoding LpxL/LpxP family acyltransferase translates to MTKLHASHWAAISESSFVGGMRLLFWVCRVFGRWPFRVVLYPVLAWYVLTKPAARRASTNYLDRVRAFAPVPGGWYGVLRHFGSFAEAILDKMLLWGGLFDKNLVSHLGMEPMRRLLDEKRGAVLVCTHLGNADLCRVLSNDVPGLTLTVLVHTRHAQAFNNMLASLDPRSQTNLLQVTEMNPATAMMLSERVGRGEFVVIAGDRVPVSPDPRVALAPFLGVDAPFPVGPYVLASILQCPLYMMFSNRVGRGYQVNFELLRESVRLPRKGREEVLAQVAGDFAARLQHHCIRSPLEWFNFYDFWHLPHLDKNDAS, encoded by the coding sequence ATGACCAAGCTGCACGCCAGCCACTGGGCCGCGATCTCGGAATCGAGTTTCGTGGGCGGCATGCGCCTGCTGTTCTGGGTGTGCCGCGTGTTCGGCCGCTGGCCGTTCCGGGTGGTGCTCTATCCCGTGCTGGCCTGGTACGTGCTGACCAAGCCGGCCGCGCGCCGCGCGTCGACGAATTATCTCGACCGCGTGCGCGCCTTTGCGCCGGTGCCGGGCGGCTGGTACGGCGTGCTGCGCCACTTCGGCAGCTTTGCCGAAGCCATTCTCGACAAGATGCTGCTGTGGGGCGGCCTGTTCGACAAGAACCTGGTCAGCCACCTGGGCATGGAGCCGATGCGGCGCCTGCTGGACGAAAAGCGCGGCGCGGTGCTGGTCTGCACGCACCTGGGCAATGCCGACTTGTGCCGCGTGCTGTCGAACGACGTGCCGGGCCTGACGCTGACGGTGCTGGTGCATACGCGCCACGCCCAAGCGTTTAATAATATGCTTGCCTCGCTCGACCCACGCAGCCAGACCAATCTGCTGCAGGTGACGGAGATGAATCCGGCCACCGCGATGATGCTGTCGGAGCGGGTAGGGCGGGGCGAGTTCGTCGTCATCGCAGGCGACCGCGTGCCGGTCTCGCCCGACCCGCGCGTGGCGCTGGCGCCGTTCCTGGGCGTCGATGCGCCTTTTCCGGTCGGGCCGTACGTACTGGCCTCGATCCTGCAATGCCCGCTCTACATGATGTTCTCGAACCGCGTCGGACGCGGCTACCAAGTGAACTTCGAACTGCTGCGCGAATCGGTGCGCCTGCCGCGCAAGGGCCGCGAAGAAGTGCTGGCCCAGGTGGCCGGCGACTTCGCGGCGCGCCTGCAGCACCACTGCATCCGTTCCCCGCTCGAGTGGTTCAACTTTTACGATTTTTGGCATTTACCCCATCTGGACAAGAATGATGCATCCTGA
- a CDS encoding HAL/PAL/TAL family ammonia-lyase translates to MMHPDLTTTRRAVQFDRERLTIEDIVDIARGTASAVLSPDPVFRAAIARGADFLDRLLREDGTIYGVTTGYGDSCTVSIPPDLVAELPHHLYTYHGCGLGEYLTPAQTRAVMATRLASLSKGFSGVSVELLEQIARLLDAGLLPLIPSEGSVGASGDLTPLSYLAAVLCGEREVWRDGVQVPAAQALKEAGITPLRLRPKEGLAIMNGTAVMTALACLAYDRAEYLTRMCTRITAMASFALDGNAHHFDETLFSVKPHAGMQGVAAWLRQDLHVGEAERNGKRLQDRYSIRCAPHVIGVLADALPFFRQSIENELNSANDNPIIDAEGERVLHGGHFYGGHIAFAMDGMKNAVANLADLLDRQMALLVDSRYNHGLPANLSGAEGPRAAINHGLKALQISSSAWTAEALKLTMPASVFSRSTECHNQDKVSMGTIAARDCLRVLELTEQVVAALLITVRQGVWLRLRVNPENPAPQALRDMMDKLGEDVAPVAEDRRLEPELRVLIARLREQAWSLYA, encoded by the coding sequence ATGATGCATCCTGACCTGACCACTACCCGCCGCGCCGTCCAATTCGACCGCGAACGTCTGACGATCGAAGATATCGTCGATATCGCGCGCGGCACCGCCAGCGCCGTGCTCTCGCCCGACCCGGTGTTCCGCGCGGCGATCGCGCGCGGCGCCGACTTCCTCGACCGCCTGCTGCGCGAGGACGGGACCATTTACGGCGTCACCACCGGTTACGGCGACTCGTGCACGGTATCGATTCCGCCCGACCTGGTGGCCGAACTGCCGCATCACCTGTACACCTACCACGGCTGCGGCCTGGGCGAGTACCTCACGCCCGCGCAAACGCGCGCGGTGATGGCCACGCGCCTGGCGTCGCTGTCCAAGGGCTTTTCGGGCGTGAGCGTCGAACTGCTGGAACAGATCGCGCGCCTGCTCGACGCCGGCCTGTTGCCGCTGATCCCGAGCGAAGGCTCGGTCGGCGCCAGCGGCGACCTGACCCCGCTGTCCTACCTGGCGGCGGTACTGTGCGGCGAGCGTGAAGTGTGGCGCGACGGCGTGCAGGTCCCGGCCGCCCAGGCCTTGAAGGAAGCCGGCATCACGCCGCTGCGCCTGCGCCCGAAAGAAGGGCTGGCGATCATGAACGGCACCGCCGTCATGACCGCGCTGGCCTGCCTGGCATACGACCGCGCCGAGTATCTGACGCGCATGTGCACCCGCATCACCGCCATGGCCTCGTTTGCGCTGGACGGCAATGCCCATCATTTCGACGAAACCCTGTTTTCGGTCAAGCCGCACGCCGGCATGCAGGGCGTGGCCGCCTGGCTGCGCCAGGACCTGCACGTCGGCGAGGCGGAACGCAACGGCAAGCGCCTGCAGGACCGCTATTCGATCCGCTGCGCGCCGCACGTCATCGGCGTGCTGGCCGACGCGCTGCCGTTCTTCCGCCAGTCGATCGAAAATGAACTCAACAGCGCCAACGACAATCCGATCATCGATGCCGAAGGCGAACGCGTGCTGCACGGCGGGCATTTCTACGGCGGCCATATCGCCTTTGCGATGGACGGCATGAAGAATGCGGTGGCCAACCTGGCCGACCTGCTGGACCGCCAGATGGCGCTGCTGGTCGACAGCCGCTACAACCACGGCCTGCCGGCCAACCTGTCGGGCGCGGAAGGGCCGCGCGCGGCCATCAACCACGGCCTGAAAGCCTTGCAGATCAGTTCCTCGGCGTGGACCGCGGAAGCGCTGAAACTGACCATGCCGGCCTCGGTGTTCTCGCGTTCGACCGAGTGCCACAACCAGGACAAGGTCAGCATGGGCACCATCGCCGCGCGCGACTGCCTGCGCGTGCTGGAACTGACCGAGCAGGTTGTCGCCGCGCTCTTGATCACGGTGCGCCAGGGTGTGTGGCTGCGCCTGCGCGTCAATCCGGAAAACCCGGCGCCGCAAGCGCTGCGGGACATGATGGACAAGCTGGGCGAAGACGTGGCCCCGGTGGCAGAAGACCGCCGCCTGGAACCCGAGCTGCGCGTGCTGATCGCGCGCCTGCGCGAGCAAGCCTGGAGCCTGTATGCGTAG